Proteins encoded within one genomic window of Bdellovibrio sp. ArHS:
- a CDS encoding methyl-accepting chemotaxis protein → MKKWSLNLKIVFVISILILGSICISGMSLYQMGGINSSLEEITDVRVKSVMEAEKIRQIFYTQIINERNFMIYDTLEGKARVAELIVKRDKEIRDLINERKKHSDPHAAKNLDEFVAVYENWHKTNAEVVKLMVGGKEKEGLELILSKGRDLRLAGEAATDKMVQHDIEEMNKTRKAASDTYSQAKTLTSFISLLSILIGVTMAFLVLRAASRAIHQVISDLQDNSTHVTQASRQIASASEELSSASTEQASSLEETVATLEELTSMVKLNSSNAKEAARLASLTREIAIKGESEIRLLVNSMGVISEDSRKIEEITSVVDDIAFQTNLLALNAAVEAARAGEQGKGFAVVAEAVRNLAQRSSSAAKDIADLIKGSVAKIEVGSQQASQSGRVLEEIVNSVKKVSDLNSEIATASEEQSHGIQQIGKAMNQLDQVTQVNAATSEEAAASAQELSSQSESLSNAVHILIEAIDGVKAADVPRFLSHQNEAVEPAAPQRKVA, encoded by the coding sequence TGTCATAAGTATTTTAATACTTGGGAGCATTTGTATTTCCGGAATGAGCTTGTACCAGATGGGAGGCATAAATAGCTCCCTGGAAGAAATCACTGACGTTCGCGTGAAAAGTGTGATGGAGGCAGAAAAGATCCGACAGATCTTTTACACGCAGATTATCAATGAAAGAAATTTTATGATTTACGATACGCTCGAAGGTAAGGCCCGTGTCGCCGAGCTGATTGTAAAAAGGGACAAAGAAATCCGCGATTTGATCAACGAAAGAAAAAAGCATTCCGATCCTCATGCGGCTAAGAATCTTGACGAATTTGTCGCGGTCTATGAAAACTGGCATAAAACAAATGCCGAAGTGGTAAAGCTCATGGTCGGCGGCAAAGAAAAAGAAGGATTGGAGCTTATCCTGTCGAAAGGACGTGACCTGCGTTTGGCCGGAGAAGCAGCCACCGACAAAATGGTTCAGCACGACATAGAAGAAATGAATAAAACAAGAAAAGCGGCTAGCGATACTTATTCCCAAGCGAAAACCCTGACGAGTTTTATCAGTCTGTTATCGATCTTGATTGGTGTTACGATGGCATTCTTGGTTCTTAGAGCGGCAAGCCGGGCGATTCACCAAGTGATTTCGGATTTGCAGGACAACTCGACCCATGTCACGCAGGCGTCGCGGCAAATCGCTTCAGCTTCAGAAGAACTCTCTTCCGCTTCGACCGAACAGGCTTCTTCATTGGAAGAAACCGTAGCCACCTTGGAAGAGCTGACCTCCATGGTAAAACTGAACTCGAGCAATGCCAAAGAGGCGGCAAGACTGGCCAGCCTCACGCGCGAAATCGCCATCAAAGGGGAATCAGAAATTCGTCTCTTGGTGAATTCAATGGGTGTGATTTCCGAGGACTCGCGAAAAATTGAAGAAATCACAAGTGTCGTAGATGATATCGCCTTTCAAACAAATCTTCTGGCCTTGAATGCGGCTGTCGAGGCGGCACGGGCGGGAGAGCAGGGGAAAGGTTTCGCCGTTGTGGCGGAAGCTGTTCGCAATCTAGCCCAAAGAAGTTCTTCAGCGGCTAAGGACATTGCCGATCTTATAAAAGGAAGTGTGGCGAAGATTGAAGTGGGCAGTCAGCAAGCCTCACAAAGTGGTCGAGTTCTGGAAGAGATCGTGAATTCTGTAAAAAAGGTTTCGGATCTTAACTCCGAGATCGCAACGGCCAGTGAAGAACAGTCGCATGGGATCCAACAAATCGGCAAGGCCATGAACCAGCTGGATCAGGTCACGCAAGTCAATGCGGCAACATCCGAAGAAGCGGCGGCTTCAGCTCAGGAACTTTCGAGTCAGTCTGAGAGTCTCTCCAACGCTGTTCATATTCTGATTGAAGCCATCGACGGGGTGAAAGCGGCTGACGTCCCCCGCTTTTTGTCGCATCAAAATGAAGCAGTGGAACCAGCAGCTCCTCAGAGAAAAGTGGCGTAA